Proteins encoded together in one Actinomycetota bacterium window:
- a CDS encoding MerR family transcriptional regulator, whose protein sequence is MDAKKASDEPVYVISVAARLADVHPQTLRIYERKGLISPQRVRNRRRYSEADIERCRLIQELTQERGVNLAGVKMILEMRGSMEAMRERILSMEREMEAMRREVEERVREVRESFRNDIVPVSRGAIVLRRDMNPFRSMAGRPPR, encoded by the coding sequence ATGGACGCGAAAAAGGCGAGCGATGAGCCGGTTTACGTGATAAGCGTGGCGGCCCGCCTGGCGGACGTGCACCCCCAGACCCTGCGCATATACGAGCGCAAGGGGCTCATCAGCCCCCAGCGGGTGCGCAACCGCCGGCGCTACTCGGAGGCGGACATCGAGAGATGCCGGCTCATACAGGAGCTCACCCAGGAGAGGGGGGTCAACCTGGCCGGCGTGAAGATGATCCTGGAGATGCGCGGCAGCATGGAGGCCATGCGCGAGCGCATCCTCTCCATGGAGAGGGAGATGGAGGCCATGCGGCGCGAGGTCGAGGAGCGGGTGCGCGAGGTGCGCGAGAGCTTCCGCAACGACATCGTGCCCGTGAGCCGGGGGGCCATCGTGCTGAGGCGCGATATGAACCCTTTCCGCAGTATGGCCGGCCGTCCACCCCGCTGA